Part of the Scrofimicrobium sp. R131 genome is shown below.
ACAAGGTGCAGGAAGCCAAACGTAAGTGGCAGAACCTGACTGATCTGGAGATTTCCTGGGCGGTGATCGGCCACCTGCAGACCAACAAGGCTAAGGATGTGGCCGCTTTTGCCAACGAGTTTCAGGCGCTCGATTCCCTCCGCGTGGCGGAGGCGTTGGATCGCCGCCTGGACCGGTTGGGCAGAAGCCTGGATGTGTACGTACAGGTCAACACCTCGCAGGAACCGCAAAAGTACGGCTTGCCGCCGGAGGAAGTGCGCGCCTTCCTGCACCAGCTGAACCAGTTTGAGACCCTGCGGGTACAGGGACTGATGACGCTCGCACTGTTCACTTCCGATGGGGAGCGGGTGCGCGAGTGCTTCACCCTGCTGCGGAACCTGCGCGACCAGATTCGCGGCGAGGATCCGGCGCTGCTGGGCCCGGGCGAACTCTCGATGGGGATGTCCGGCGACTACGAGATTGCGGTTGAAGAGGGGGCCACCTGCGTTCGAGTTGGTCAGGCCATCTTTGGCTCCCGGGCGCTGCCGGACTCCTACTATTGGCCGGGGGAGACGAATGCCTGAGCAGTTCTACACCACGGATGCCGGGCAGGCGCAGCAGCTTGAGCTCGACGTTCGACTTCCGCAGGTGCTGGCTTTCGGCTCGCAGTTGCTCCACGGTTCGGTTGGGTTGAATGCGGCGCTGCCGATCTACTCAGCGGCCGGAATTAGGGCCAGCTCGGTCCCGACGATCCTGCTATCCAACCTTCCGCACTATCCGTCGGTGCAGACTCTGGCGGTCGCGCCAGAGTGGATCCGGGGGGCGTTGACAGACCTGGCGGCCACCGGCGCCTTGACCGACCTCAGTGCGGTCACTTCTGGCTACTTGGCGATCCCGGCCCAAGCCGAGGTGGTGGCGAACTGGTTGGAGCAAAGGCACGCCAGTTCCCAACCGTGGTTCGTCCTGGACCCCACTTTGGGCGACGCGGATGTGGGTTTCTACACCGATCCGGCAGTTGGTCCGGCTGTGCGCGAGTACCTGGTGCCCCGCGCCGACGTGATCACCCCGAACCTGTTTGAGCTGGCCCAACTAAGCGGGGCGGGGACACCGCCGGACGGACAGGACTTGTCAGCGCTGGTGGCAATGGCCCGCCAGCTGACTGACGCGGGTGCCAAGTCGGTGGTGGTAACGGGCGTGCCGCTGGATGCGGACCGGGTCCAAAACGTCGTCGTGACGGCTAGCGAGGTGCAGGTGAGCTCTTCGCCGCGCCTGACCACCGGCGCCAAGGGTCTGGGGGACGTCTTCACCGCCGGCTTGACGGCCGCCCTGGTTGCTGGAGCGGAACTACCCGAAGCGGTGATCCGCGGCGCCGCCCAGGTGAACCGGGCGATCGAGCAGCGCCGGCTCGGCTAAGGGCTGCTGGGCCGGCGAGCCGGAGCCTACTTCAGGCTTGATTCGCCGCGAAGCGCCCGGTCTACCATCAGCGCTGCCTGGGTCCGATTCGTGGTTCCGAGCCTGGTCATCACGGAGGATAGGTGCGTTTTGACCGTGGCCAAACTGACCATCAGCTGGTCGGCAATTTCCTGGTTGGTGTAGCCCTTTCCAACCAGGAGTGCGACTTCCAGCTCCCGGTCGGTGAGAGAGTCGAGCACGGGTGACGGCCCGGGTTTGGACGAGGCGGCCCCAACCTGGTTCACCTGGTTGAGGACGAACCGGGTGGCCCGGGGGGACAGTGACCCCTCACCCTGAGCGACCAGCCGGGCTGCCTGTACGATCTCGTCTGGGGGTGCATCCTTGGCGATAAACCCGTTGACACCGGCTGAGACCGCGTCCAAGATGGCGGCCTCGGTGTCGAAGGAAGTCATTGCCAGGATGCCGGGACGCTCGGATCGCCGTCGGAGGGCTCGAGTGGCCTCTATTCCGCTAATTCGGCTCATCCGCAGGTCCATCAGGACCACGTCGGGGTTGGTCCGGGCGACCACGTCCAGTACCTGGTCGCCGTCGTCGGCCTCACCCACGACCTCAACTCCACTGGCCCGAAGAATTGTTCCCAATAATTGTCTGACCAGGGCATCATCGTCGATGATTACCGCTGTCACGCTCTTGTCCACGGCAGCCACGCCCGGACCTCCCATCTGTTGTTGTTGGCTGCGGCTGATAGTCCGCCCCCGAGTGATTCTGCCCGTTCCCGCATCCCCAGCAGTCCGGTGCCCGTTCCCGGTGGGGTCCAGTCTTTCCAATTCGGATCGGCGTAGTCGGTGGGTGCCCTGGGTACAATCCAGTTGGAGACGGCAATGTCGACCCGGACTTCCGGCTGGACGGCAACCAGCACCCCGATGCCCGAACCACGGGCGTGCTTGAGGGCGTTGGTCAGTGCTTCCTGCACAATCCGATAGGTGGCCCGCGCCAGGGCCGGAGGCAGCTCATTCAAGCCGGGTGCCGCAATCTCTGCGTTTACCTTCACCCCGGTTTGCCTGGTCTGCTCGACCAAGGCCCGCAGGTCGGCAAATGTGGGGACCCCGCCCTGGTAGCCGTCCTGGGTCGAGTCGCGCAGGGATGAAATCAGCACCCGCATTTCGTCGGTGGCCCGATGGGCTTGCTCTCGAATGGCCCGGGCATTGGCGAGCACCTGCTCATCGGTTGAGGTCACCTCTAGCACCCCGGCGTGCAGAGATGCCAACGACAGGTGGTTGGCCACGGTGTCGTGCATTTCCCGCGCGATCAGCTCCCGTTCGTCCTGGCGGCTGAGTTCACCCCGCAGCTGGACCGCCTCGGCACTGACCTGGTTGGCAGCCAGCTGAGCCCCCGCGGCCAGTCCGGCCCACCGGCGTGCCCCGCCCACCGCGATCGAGACCAGCAAAATGGCTATGCCCCCGATCAGGTAGGTGGGCCCATCCAGAGCCACATCCCCGGGCTCAGTAATCCAAACGGAACCGTTGACGCCGTAGTGCCAGTCCCGCCAAAGGGGGAGGGAAATAGTCACGGTCGCCAGGACAATTGCCCAGATCCAAGTGTTTCGAGACCCGCGGGCCAAAACCCAGGGGAGGGCGACCGCCGGTGCCAGCGGTGAGAGCGGAAGCAGGACGGTGAGCGCCGAAGTCAGGAGGAAAACCGCGGTGGGGGCTGACCGGCGCCAGATTAGCAGGATTGCGCACGGGAGGGCCGCCAGGAACCCCAGGGTGTGCCAGAGAGTCACGCTGCTGGCGGAAGAAAAGTTGATCGGGAGCACCGCGAAGGCAATGCCAAAGAAACCCACCACGACGACGGCGGCTGCGGTCCCGAGTGCGGACAGCAGGCGGCGCCACCAGGGCAACTGGGCTGCCCGGGACGGGTTTTGCAGATCCGGAATCGACATGCCCCCACGATAGAAGAGAGCTCCGACAAGTCCTTCCTCCGTTCGGCCACTAGTTGGCCCCCGACCTCATCCTTTCGGCTCGAAACTCTGGCCTGATGGACGATCCCTCGAGAGTGGGGGAGTCGGTAGCGTCCTGGGTAGGGCCAGCACCCTGGCCAAACTGTTCCCATCAGAAAGGAATCCAAATGTCCTACAACCCGTACGGCCCCGACTCCAATCAGCCCCAGACCGGTCCGCTACCGCCCGCTCCTACGCCTCCCGGTGCCGTCCCGCCCGGGTCGGTTCCCCCTCCCGCGGGTGCGCCCACCTCCAAGCTTCCCCTGATTGCACTGATCGTGGCCATTGTTGGCACGGTGTTTGCCTGCATCCCCGGGATCCTGATTGTCGGGTGGATTCTGCTGCCGATCGCCTTCATCCTCGCGATCGTGGCCCTGGTCAAGCCCGGACCGAAGAAGCTGGCAGTCAGCGCCCTGGTGGTCTCAATTGTCGGCACCATTGCCGGCATCGGGGTTTTCGTCGGGGTGGTTGGGGGTGCCGTCGGCGACGCCCTGGAAGAGCTGGACCAAGCAACTGAGACCAGCGCACCCGCTCAGTCGGAACCGGCTGAACAGGCTGAATCTGACGGCGAGACTGAACCGGCAGATGAACCGGCAGAAGAGCCGGCCGGGGAAGAGGGAACCCGCGCCAACCCGCTCCCGCTCGGCACCGAGATTACTTCGAAGGACTGGCGCGTGACGATCAACTCGGTCACCGCCAATGCCAACGAGGAAGTTATGGCGGCGAATCAGTTCAACGACGAACCTGCCCCCGGGACGCAGTACCTGATGGTGAACCTGACCGCCACCTACCTGGGTGAGGATAAGGGACTTGACGGAGAGGTGTCAGTGGCCTTCGTCAATGCTGATGGCACGGTCTCCAATAGCTACGACGCGCCGGTGGTGGTGCCGGAGCCGATCTTTGGCGCAAATGAGCTGTACAAGGATGCCTCCAGCACTGGAAACGTGGTGATCCAGGTTCCTGAGGGGGCTGACGGGCTCCTTCGGGTCAGTCCTGGCTTCTTTGCGGACGAGGTGTTTGTCCAACTGTCCTAGGCTAGCCGGGCACACAGATGGCGGCCCCACCCCAAGCTCAGTCCGGTTGCGGCCGGGGAGGGGGTGGGGCCGACGCTGGTCAAAAGTGTGGAGCTGGGGAACTGCTGGTGCGGGCTAGGCCAGCCAGGCAAGAACCAGTCGAGCCAGACCGCCAACCGCACCTGCCCACAGCAGGGAGGCCATCGTGCCGACGGTGAATTTTTCCGAGGCGGCCGGGTTGCCCTTCAGCTGGTCGAAGCGCCCAAACCCCTTGATGGCAACGACCACCGCCACCAGGGCCACCTGCCCGGCCAGCAGGGAAGCGGTGGTGGCCAGCCGCTCCAGAATTCCGATCCACGTGCCCCCGCGCAGGACCTTTTCGGCCGGATGGTCTGAACGGGCCAGTTCGCCAGGGTCCGGAGTGGACCCGGCTGGGGGTTCGTTGGCGATCAGTCGAAACAGACCCGCCACCAGCAGATAGCCACCCCCGGCGCTGACCAGGAGGGCCACGGTGACGACCAGGATGGTCAACCAAGGGTTCACGGGGAGGTCCTCTCATCCGAGCTGGCCCGATTGGCCCGGTCCAGCAGGTCCACAATCAGGGGCTGGGCGTCCAACTCTAGCTGCCAGAGGGCAGTTTTCAACCGCTGGGAGATGGCCTGTTCTGAGATCCCCAGGGAGCGGGCGGCTCCCGCCTGGCTTCCACCGTGCCTCAGCATGGTGTCGACGGCTTCCCACCCGGGGTCGGTCCGTTTGACCCAGATCCCGGCTAAGAGAGACAGAACCGTCCGAGCCTCATGCACCTGTTTCGTGTCGGCCCCGACCACAGTGACGGAGGGGTAGAGGCCTTTGGCCCGCTCGACTGCCTCGCGGGCGGCGATAAAAGCCGGCCCTCGTCCTTCCCGCGAAGTTGGGGGCAGCGGACTCTCAATCGGGCCCACCCCCAGCCCAATAGACCAGCGGTTGGCTCGGCTCAATCGGGCCGCAGCCAGAAGGGCAATCGCTGGATCGGAGAGCACCCCTTGGATTTCATCGCCGATGGTCCGTTCAAAGGGCAGGACGGTGGGCAGGTCTTCCAGCACCGCCAGCGCGCCGGGGACGAGGTCAGGCCCGCGGCGCGATGCCCGCTGATCGGCAGTCAAAACAAACATGTTCCAAGGCTACAGACTTGATAATTGAAAATCAAGGCTTGGGGCTTGACAGATTGTCGGTTGTCCCCAGCTGAGCAAACGGGGAGAGAACCAATCGGTTCCCTCCCCGTCGGTGCCCAGCAGAGACTAGAAGAGCTCCACCTCGACCGCCACTTCAGTGCCGGGCTCGGCGGGCGGAATCGGCTGGCTCGGGTCCAGCTCCACCCCGTCAACCCGCAGCGACTTCACCCCGTGGCCCACCTGACCCTGGTTTTGCACCCGGATCTGATAGGTGGCTCCGCGCCACTGACGGGTGACGCTAAAGCCGGGCCAATCGTGGGGGATAGCCGGATCGATCGTCAGGCCGTCGAGGCCCGGGCGAATCCCCAGGATGTACTTGGTTACCGCCGTGTACATCCAACCTGCCGACCCGGTCAGCCAGGGGTTCTGCGCTAGCCCGAACCGCTCGTGGTCGCGCCCGTAGATGAACTGGACGTAGGCGTAGGGCTCGGCCCCGCGCACCTCAATGTTGTCGTTTTGCTGGTAGGGGCTGATCGCGTCGTAGAACGCGACCGCCTCGTCTCCGCGGCCCAGCAGCGCTTCGGCGATAATTGGCCAAGCGTTGGGGTGAGAGAAAATGGAGGCGTTCTCTTTGATCCCCGGATAGACCCGGGTGACAAATCCGACTGTGTCGTCAACTTTAGTAAACGCGGGCCAGTTCAGGTGGTTGCCGTAGCGGCTCCCCAATAGCTCGCGGACCGAGTTCATTGACTGTTCGCCGCGTTCTTGCGAGGTGATGCCGGCAATGACGGGCCAAGCCTGATGCTCCAGGAAGATCTTCCCCTCCTCATTGGCTTCTGAACCAATCTTGACGCCGTCGCGGGTGTAACCGCGGATCCACCAAGCCCCATCCCAGAGCTGCTCGTTAGCTACCCGTTCAATCCGGGCCAGCTCCGCCTCGTACTTGGCCACGTCCTCATCCCGGCCCAGTGCCCGAGCCAACTCAAGGAAAGACCGGGTCGCCCAGGCGTGTAGGAAGGTCACCAGGGCCGACTCGCCGCCACCCAGGTTTAGGCAGTCGTTCCAGTCGGCGCGCAGGCCCAGGGCCACCCCGTTCGGGCCGATCTGGGCGGAGGAGAAGTCCAAGGCGGCCTTCAGGTGTTCGTAAACGGTGGCCTCCGGACCGTCGGCAAAGGGAATCACCCGATCCAGGAAGCTGAAATCGCCCGTCTCTTTGACGAACTCGACCACGGAGGGAACCAGCCAGAGGTGATCGTCCGAGCAGGTGTCCTCCAACCCGTGGATCAGGTCCTCGGTCGAGGGAGTCGGCACCACCGTGGGGGAGGGCACGTCCGGGAGCGGGACCGCGTCCGGATCAAAGGCTTTCGGGTCGAACAGGTGCAGGCCGTAGCCGGAGGAAACCTGAGCGCGCAGGAGCTCCACCAGTCGCTGATGCGTCTTGGTCGGGTTGGAGTGAATCACGCTCATCACGTCCTGGGCCGTATCGCGGTAGCCCAGCCCATTGCGCCCACCCACCTCGACGAAAGAGGCAAAGCGGGACCACTGCACGCAGGTCTCCGCCTGCAGCAGAGTCCAGGTGTTGATCAGGGTGTTCATCCCCTCATTGGGGGTGTCAATCTGCAGCTTCGAGCGTTTGGCGGCCCAGTACTGGTTCAGGGCTTCCCACTCGGCATCGACGTTGGCCAGATCCGAGTACTTGGCCTGCATCGGGCGACCAGCTTCCTCGCGGGAACCGTAACCCAGCAGGTAGACGATCCGGGCGCTCTCACCGGGAGCCAACTCGACAGTGTGCTGCAGGGAGCCGCAGTGATTCTGGGTGGTGCCTGACTGGCACGACCCGGCCCCCCGCTCCACCGCCAGCGGGTTCGACTCGGTCCGGTAGGGGCCGATAAAGCTGTCCCGCAGGCTGTCCCAGGAGCTCGGCTCGCTCGAGGAGGTGAAGAAATGGTAGGTCCACGGCTCGTAGTAGAAGTCGTACTCGATAATGCCGTCTTCATAGCTGGAACCGGCGGAATAGAGCGACATCTGCAGGTTCTGATTGTCGATGGAAATCGTGTGGAAAGAGAACTCCACGTAGGCAGCCAGGTTCAGGTGCCGGGTCTGATCCGAGTCGTTCCGCACCCGCACGTCCCACACCTCGACGTCGTCAGACAGAGGAATGAAGACGGTCTGCTCGGCGTGAATGCCCCGGTAGTCGGCTTCATAGCGGGTGTAGCCCATCCCGTGGGCCGACCGGTAGGAAGCCACGTCGGGACCGTCGCCTTCGAAGGGTTTGCCCACCGGCTGCCAAGATACGGACCAGAAGTCGCCGTCCTCATTGTCGCGGACGTACAGGTAGTGCCCGGGCCGATCGAGCGGCACCCCGTTTTGCCGGAACCGGGTGATCCGACCGTACTCGGGGGACTTGTAGTAGGCGTAGCCGCCGCCGTTGTGGGAGAGGACGGCGGCAAAGTCCTTGGTTCCCAGATAGTTGGTCCAGGAGACGGGCACGTCCGGTCGGGTGATGACGTACTCGTGGTGGTCGTTGTCGAAATAGCCGTACTGCATTGTGCGTCCTTGTTTCGTAGTTTTGGGGGTTTCGTAGGTTTGGGGTTTCGTAGTATTTGAGGCTCGGGGGCGGTCCAGAGCAGGCGCCCGGCCCGAAGTGGGCCACAACCCGACCGGGACCGGGCGCTCTGAAATTGATCGGTTGCCGAGTTAGGCGGTGACGAAGCCGCGCAGCCACTCCAACAGTTCGGTGGCCTTCTCGGGGGTGTCAGCTTCGGCAGTTAGGCGCAGCAGCGGCTCGGTGCCCGAGAAGCGCAGCAGGGCCCAGTTGTCGTTTTCCAGGAAAATCTTGGTCCCGTCCAGGTGGCTGATCCGCTCCACGGCGTAGGGGCCAATCTTGGTCAGAGGCTCGTTGGCGAGGCGGCGCGGCACCTCGACCCGCATCTCCGGCGTGGCCGGCACGGAGTCCTCCACCGAGTAGAGGCGGCCGGTCAGCTGGTAGATGTCGGCCAGGAGCTCGGACATGCGCTTGCCGGTCCGGGCCAGCATTTCCGCCACCAGGGCGCAGGCGAAGATCCCGTCCTTGCCCAGGATCCAGCCGCGGATCGTCAGGCCACCGGAGGATTCCCCGCCAAGTAGGGCGTCAATCTCTTCCATCCCGGCGGTCACGTGCTTGAACCCGACTTTGCATTCGCGGGCCGGCTCGCCAAAGTGGTGGGCCAGTCGGTCCAGCAGGTGGGTGGTGGAGACGTTCCGGACCACGCCGCCGCGTTCCCCGCGGACCTCGTGCAGGTACCAGTAGACCAGCAGCAGCAGGTCGTTGGTGGTGACGTACTGCCCGTTCTCGTCGACAATGCCGATCCGGTCCGAGTCGCCGTCGGTGGCCATCCCCAGGTCGTACTTCCCTCCGCCTGCCCGG
Proteins encoded:
- a CDS encoding response regulator transcription factor, which produces MAAVDKSVTAVIIDDDALVRQLLGTILRASGVEVVGEADDGDQVLDVVARTNPDVVLMDLRMSRISGIEATRALRRRSERPGILAMTSFDTEAAILDAVSAGVNGFIAKDAPPDEIVQAARLVAQGEGSLSPRATRFVLNQVNQVGAASSKPGPSPVLDSLTDRELEVALLVGKGYTNQEIADQLMVSLATVKTHLSSVMTRLGTTNRTQAALMVDRALRGESSLK
- a CDS encoding PfkB family carbohydrate kinase, producing the protein MPEQFYTTDAGQAQQLELDVRLPQVLAFGSQLLHGSVGLNAALPIYSAAGIRASSVPTILLSNLPHYPSVQTLAVAPEWIRGALTDLAATGALTDLSAVTSGYLAIPAQAEVVANWLEQRHASSQPWFVLDPTLGDADVGFYTDPAVGPAVREYLVPRADVITPNLFELAQLSGAGTPPDGQDLSALVAMARQLTDAGAKSVVVTGVPLDADRVQNVVVTASEVQVSSSPRLTTGAKGLGDVFTAGLTAALVAGAELPEAVIRGAAQVNRAIEQRRLG
- a CDS encoding GH36-type glycosyl hydrolase domain-containing protein; the protein is MQYGYFDNDHHEYVITRPDVPVSWTNYLGTKDFAAVLSHNGGGYAYYKSPEYGRITRFRQNGVPLDRPGHYLYVRDNEDGDFWSVSWQPVGKPFEGDGPDVASYRSAHGMGYTRYEADYRGIHAEQTVFIPLSDDVEVWDVRVRNDSDQTRHLNLAAYVEFSFHTISIDNQNLQMSLYSAGSSYEDGIIEYDFYYEPWTYHFFTSSSEPSSWDSLRDSFIGPYRTESNPLAVERGAGSCQSGTTQNHCGSLQHTVELAPGESARIVYLLGYGSREEAGRPMQAKYSDLANVDAEWEALNQYWAAKRSKLQIDTPNEGMNTLINTWTLLQAETCVQWSRFASFVEVGGRNGLGYRDTAQDVMSVIHSNPTKTHQRLVELLRAQVSSGYGLHLFDPKAFDPDAVPLPDVPSPTVVPTPSTEDLIHGLEDTCSDDHLWLVPSVVEFVKETGDFSFLDRVIPFADGPEATVYEHLKAALDFSSAQIGPNGVALGLRADWNDCLNLGGGESALVTFLHAWATRSFLELARALGRDEDVAKYEAELARIERVANEQLWDGAWWIRGYTRDGVKIGSEANEEGKIFLEHQAWPVIAGITSQERGEQSMNSVRELLGSRYGNHLNWPAFTKVDDTVGFVTRVYPGIKENASIFSHPNAWPIIAEALLGRGDEAVAFYDAISPYQQNDNIEVRGAEPYAYVQFIYGRDHERFGLAQNPWLTGSAGWMYTAVTKYILGIRPGLDGLTIDPAIPHDWPGFSVTRQWRGATYQIRVQNQGQVGHGVKSLRVDGVELDPSQPIPPAEPGTEVAVEVELF
- a CDS encoding sensor histidine kinase, with product MSIPDLQNPSRAAQLPWWRRLLSALGTAAAVVVVGFFGIAFAVLPINFSSASSVTLWHTLGFLAALPCAILLIWRRSAPTAVFLLTSALTVLLPLSPLAPAVALPWVLARGSRNTWIWAIVLATVTISLPLWRDWHYGVNGSVWITEPGDVALDGPTYLIGGIAILLVSIAVGGARRWAGLAAGAQLAANQVSAEAVQLRGELSRQDERELIAREMHDTVANHLSLASLHAGVLEVTSTDEQVLANARAIREQAHRATDEMRVLISSLRDSTQDGYQGGVPTFADLRALVEQTRQTGVKVNAEIAAPGLNELPPALARATYRIVQEALTNALKHARGSGIGVLVAVQPEVRVDIAVSNWIVPRAPTDYADPNWKDWTPPGTGTGLLGMRERAESLGGGLSAAANNNRWEVRAWLPWTRA
- a CDS encoding YggS family pyridoxal phosphate-dependent enzyme; this encodes MSTPENVPVYPPAHTVADFTANLAAVRAKIEAAASRVGRDPSSVRLLPVSKTVPEERLRLAVAAGCHQLGENKVQEAKRKWQNLTDLEISWAVIGHLQTNKAKDVAAFANEFQALDSLRVAEALDRRLDRLGRSLDVYVQVNTSQEPQKYGLPPEEVRAFLHQLNQFETLRVQGLMTLALFTSDGERVRECFTLLRNLRDQIRGEDPALLGPGELSMGMSGDYEIAVEEGATCVRVGQAIFGSRALPDSYYWPGETNA